A region of Stigmatopora nigra isolate UIUO_SnigA chromosome 6, RoL_Snig_1.1, whole genome shotgun sequence DNA encodes the following proteins:
- the cpz gene encoding carboxypeptidase Z isoform X2 produces the protein MLLGLLGLFLALTQSFMCAPQQICHPGDAFLGSCSNNVSEAKSTCTEMHLSYCNDIGYTSTIFPNILGHRTRMDAESGPEYLLLSVIHGLLNGECSPDIRLVGCSVLASPCRDDKMIKPCRSTCEALRKDCSHTFEAIDMAWPYFLDCDRFFASDREGCYDPLAVIKAREAQARSSLSPQEPSTIIQFTHTSNSQLYSLLKRTAAKCSHISQVYSIGRSTEGRDLLVIEYSNNPGQHELLEPEVKLIGNMHGNEVLGRQLLIYLAQYLCSEYNFGNQRVQALINTTRIHILVSMNPDGYELAAAEGHLLNGWTNGRTNAQNIDLNRNFPDLTTVLYRNRRSMHYRTDHIPIPDGYWFGKVAPETFAVMKWSRSIPFVQSASLHGGELVVSYPFDFSRHPQEEKMFSPTPDERLFKQLARTYADAHATMSNNDTDRCGANFYRTKGIINGALWYSFPGGMSDFNYLHTNCLEITVELGCDKYPSEVELYPEWKRNKEALFSFLESVHRGIKGVVKDVNGNGIKDATISVKGIRKDVTTDTGGDYWRLLTSGTHIVTATAKGYSRVSKRVHLPHNLNKAGRVDFVLKKVPQEPDIDDHFFPTIDTWDRFDPYNQFERYSEPDVEGGIEREEKPWWWSYFSQSGVTPPNWLLRNMN, from the exons ATGCTTTTAGGACTTTTGGGGCTGTTTCTGGCTTTGACGCAGAGTTTTATGTGTGCTCCTCAGCAGATCTGCCATCCAGGAGATGCATTTTTGG GAAGTTGCAGCAACAATGTATCAGAGGCAAAAT CTACCTGCACAGAGATGCATCTGAGCTACTGCAATGATATAGGATACACTAG TACTATATTTCCAAACATCCTTGGGCACCGGACCCGGATGGATGCGGAATCGGGGCCAGAGTACCTCCTTTTAAGTGTCATTCATGGCCTGCTAAACGGAGAGTGCTCCCCTGACATTCGTCTTGTGGGCTGCTCGGTACTTGCGTCGCCCTGCCGGGATGACAAGATGATTAAGCCTTGTCGCAGTACATGTGAGGCCTTGAGGAAAGACTGTTCTCATACATTCGAGGCTATTGACATGGCCTGGCCATACTTTCTGGACTGTGACCGTTTCTTTGCAAGTGACAGAGAAGGCTGCTATGACCCACTGGCAGTGATCAAAG CAAGAGAGGCTCAAGCGAGGTCTAGTCTCTCACCACAAGAACCTAGCACCATCATCCAGTTTACCCACACGAGTAACAGTCAACTGTACAGCTTACTGAAGCGAACAGCAGCCAAGTGTTCCCACATCTCTCAGGTTTACAGCATCGGCCGCAGCACTGAGGGCCGAGATTTACTAGTCATTGAATATAGCAACAATCCTGGACAACATGAGCTAT TGGAGCCAGAGGTCAAGCTGATAGGCAACATGCACGGAAATGAGGTGCTGGGTCGTCAGCTGCTCATCTACCTGGCTCAGTACTTGTGCTCAGAGTATAACTTTGGAAACCAGCGGGTACAAGCTCTCATCAACACCACCCGCATCCACATCCTGGTCTCTATGAACCCCGATGGCTACGAGCTTGCTGCAGCAGAG gGCCACTTGTTGAACGGTTGGACAAATGGCCGTACAAACGCCCAGAACATCGACCTGAACCGCAACTTTCCTGACCTCACAACTGTCCTCTACCGAAACCGTCGCAGCATGCATTATCGTACTGACCATATCCCGATTCCTGATGGCTATTGGTTTGGAAAG GTGGCACCAGAGACCTTTGCAGTAATGAAATGGAGCAGGTCAATTCCCTTTGTTCAGTCAGCCAGCCTCCATGGAGGTGAGCTGGTAGTCTCCTATCCCTTTGACTTCTCCAGACACCCACAGGAGGAGAAAATGTTCTCACCCACTCCGGATGAACGG CTATTTAAGCAACTAGCTCGTACCTATGCAGATGCTCATGCCACGATGTCAAACAATGACACAGACAGGTGTGGAGCAAACTTTTACCGAACCAAGGGAATCATCAATGGCGCACTGTGGTACAGTTTTCCTGgag GTATGTCAGACTTTAACTACCTGCACACAAATTGTTTGGAGATCACGGTAGAGCTTGGCTGTGACAAATACCCCTCAGAGGTTGAGCTTTATCCTGAATGGAAGAGGAACAAGGAAGCTTTGTTCAGTTTTCTTGAATCC GTCCATCGTGGCATTAAAGGTGTTGTCAAGGATGTTAATGGCAACGGGATTAAAGATGCCACCATCTCCGTCAAGGGGATTCGTAAAGATGTCACAACAG ATACGGGTGGAGACTACTGGCGTCTTCTGACCTCTGGTACTCACATTGTGACAGCAACTGCAAAGGGTTACTCCCGGGTCAGTAAACGAGTCCATCTGCCTCACAACCTCAACAAGGCTGGACGTGTGgactttgttttgaaaaag GTTCCCCAGGAACCTGATATTGATGACCACTTCTTCCCCACGATAGACACATGGGATCGATTTGACCCTTACAATCAGTTTGAACGCTACAGTGAGCCAGATGTTGAGGGAGGGATCGAGCGGGAGGAAAAACCCTGGTGGTGGTCCTATTTCTCTCAATCTGGCGTCACACCTCCAAACTGGCTGCTCCGAAATATGAATTAA
- the cpz gene encoding carboxypeptidase Z isoform X1 — protein sequence MLLGLLGLFLALTQSFMCAPQQICHPGDAFLGSCSNNVSEAKSTCTEMHLSYCNDIGYTSTIFPNILGHRTRMDAESGPEYLLLSVIHGLLNGECSPDIRLVGCSVLASPCRDDKMIKPCRSTCEALRKDCSHTFEAIDMAWPYFLDCDRFFASDREGCYDPLAVIKAREAQARSSLSPQEPSTIIQFTHTSNSQLYSLLKRTAAKCSHISQVYSIGRSTEGRDLLVIEYSNNPGQHELLEPEVKLIGNMHGNEVLGRQLLIYLAQYLCSEYNFGNQRVQALINTTRIHILVSMNPDGYELAAAEVAESNDPEYINLEGHLLNGWTNGRTNAQNIDLNRNFPDLTTVLYRNRRSMHYRTDHIPIPDGYWFGKVAPETFAVMKWSRSIPFVQSASLHGGELVVSYPFDFSRHPQEEKMFSPTPDERLFKQLARTYADAHATMSNNDTDRCGANFYRTKGIINGALWYSFPGGMSDFNYLHTNCLEITVELGCDKYPSEVELYPEWKRNKEALFSFLESVHRGIKGVVKDVNGNGIKDATISVKGIRKDVTTDTGGDYWRLLTSGTHIVTATAKGYSRVSKRVHLPHNLNKAGRVDFVLKKVPQEPDIDDHFFPTIDTWDRFDPYNQFERYSEPDVEGGIEREEKPWWWSYFSQSGVTPPNWLLRNMN from the exons ATGCTTTTAGGACTTTTGGGGCTGTTTCTGGCTTTGACGCAGAGTTTTATGTGTGCTCCTCAGCAGATCTGCCATCCAGGAGATGCATTTTTGG GAAGTTGCAGCAACAATGTATCAGAGGCAAAAT CTACCTGCACAGAGATGCATCTGAGCTACTGCAATGATATAGGATACACTAG TACTATATTTCCAAACATCCTTGGGCACCGGACCCGGATGGATGCGGAATCGGGGCCAGAGTACCTCCTTTTAAGTGTCATTCATGGCCTGCTAAACGGAGAGTGCTCCCCTGACATTCGTCTTGTGGGCTGCTCGGTACTTGCGTCGCCCTGCCGGGATGACAAGATGATTAAGCCTTGTCGCAGTACATGTGAGGCCTTGAGGAAAGACTGTTCTCATACATTCGAGGCTATTGACATGGCCTGGCCATACTTTCTGGACTGTGACCGTTTCTTTGCAAGTGACAGAGAAGGCTGCTATGACCCACTGGCAGTGATCAAAG CAAGAGAGGCTCAAGCGAGGTCTAGTCTCTCACCACAAGAACCTAGCACCATCATCCAGTTTACCCACACGAGTAACAGTCAACTGTACAGCTTACTGAAGCGAACAGCAGCCAAGTGTTCCCACATCTCTCAGGTTTACAGCATCGGCCGCAGCACTGAGGGCCGAGATTTACTAGTCATTGAATATAGCAACAATCCTGGACAACATGAGCTAT TGGAGCCAGAGGTCAAGCTGATAGGCAACATGCACGGAAATGAGGTGCTGGGTCGTCAGCTGCTCATCTACCTGGCTCAGTACTTGTGCTCAGAGTATAACTTTGGAAACCAGCGGGTACAAGCTCTCATCAACACCACCCGCATCCACATCCTGGTCTCTATGAACCCCGATGGCTACGAGCTTGCTGCAGCAGAGGTAGCGGAAAGCAATGACCCGGAGTACATCAACCTGGAA gGCCACTTGTTGAACGGTTGGACAAATGGCCGTACAAACGCCCAGAACATCGACCTGAACCGCAACTTTCCTGACCTCACAACTGTCCTCTACCGAAACCGTCGCAGCATGCATTATCGTACTGACCATATCCCGATTCCTGATGGCTATTGGTTTGGAAAG GTGGCACCAGAGACCTTTGCAGTAATGAAATGGAGCAGGTCAATTCCCTTTGTTCAGTCAGCCAGCCTCCATGGAGGTGAGCTGGTAGTCTCCTATCCCTTTGACTTCTCCAGACACCCACAGGAGGAGAAAATGTTCTCACCCACTCCGGATGAACGG CTATTTAAGCAACTAGCTCGTACCTATGCAGATGCTCATGCCACGATGTCAAACAATGACACAGACAGGTGTGGAGCAAACTTTTACCGAACCAAGGGAATCATCAATGGCGCACTGTGGTACAGTTTTCCTGgag GTATGTCAGACTTTAACTACCTGCACACAAATTGTTTGGAGATCACGGTAGAGCTTGGCTGTGACAAATACCCCTCAGAGGTTGAGCTTTATCCTGAATGGAAGAGGAACAAGGAAGCTTTGTTCAGTTTTCTTGAATCC GTCCATCGTGGCATTAAAGGTGTTGTCAAGGATGTTAATGGCAACGGGATTAAAGATGCCACCATCTCCGTCAAGGGGATTCGTAAAGATGTCACAACAG ATACGGGTGGAGACTACTGGCGTCTTCTGACCTCTGGTACTCACATTGTGACAGCAACTGCAAAGGGTTACTCCCGGGTCAGTAAACGAGTCCATCTGCCTCACAACCTCAACAAGGCTGGACGTGTGgactttgttttgaaaaag GTTCCCCAGGAACCTGATATTGATGACCACTTCTTCCCCACGATAGACACATGGGATCGATTTGACCCTTACAATCAGTTTGAACGCTACAGTGAGCCAGATGTTGAGGGAGGGATCGAGCGGGAGGAAAAACCCTGGTGGTGGTCCTATTTCTCTCAATCTGGCGTCACACCTCCAAACTGGCTGCTCCGAAATATGAATTAA
- the LOC144198343 gene encoding G-protein coupled receptor 26-like, whose protein sequence is MTEGIHFGVSALDSSHFARQFVLADGALQNVGFLSTASVATSASNMEPLMMTIPEFLLEVSIVVMAVVSLVTNMSVLLCFIQSSELRSHVPGIFVLNLSFSNILLAFINMPATFFGVAKRGEPFGNLICRMISCVETFLTTNSMLSMAALSLDRWIAVMFPLSYSRKMRYRDAVLMVIYSWLQSFAFSLTQLLMNWGGYNHTYASCTVCLATEGRSLSAAYATFTVLLHCSSFTVSLAVLCFSYLKVLRVAKSHCKRIDVITVQTLVLLVDIHPSVKERCLSEQKKRRQRATKKICIFIGSFVFCFSPYVITRLLELLSSVHIPQYWGIITKCLCYAKASSDPFVYCLLRHQYRKVLIRVIRRFVRKDHYLMSASSWSSTFDTTEDNWIGRTS, encoded by the exons ATGACAGAAGGAATCCATTTCGGTGTTTCAGCACTGGACAGCTCTCACTTTGCGAGGCAATTTGTCTTGGCTGATGGGGCGCTTCAAAATGTAGGATTTTTGTCAACAGCATCTGTAGCCACAAGTGCTTCCAACATGGAACCTCTAATGATGACCATACCCGAGTTTCTCCTGGAAGTGTCCATAGTAGTGATGGCTGTTGTCTCCTTGGTGACCAACATGTCAGTGCTACTATGCTTCATACAAAGCTCAGAGTTGAGGTCTCATGTCCCGGGAATCTTTGTCCTGAACCTGTCTTTCTCCAACATCCTCCTAGCTTTCATCAACATGCCGGCCACCTTTTTTGGGGTGGCCAAACGCGGAGAGCCCTTTGGGAACTTAATCTGCCGAATGATCAGTTGTGTGGAAACTTTCCTCACCACCAACAGCATGCTGAGCATGGCGGCTCTCAGCCTGGACAGGTGGATCGCTGTCATGTTTCCTCTGAGCTATTCCCGCAAGATGCGCTACCGGGATGCCGTTTTAATGGTGATTTATTCCTGGCTGCAGTCCTTTGCCTTCTCTTTGACACAGCTGCTCATGAACTGGGGGGGCTACAACCACACGTACGCCTCGTGCACCGTGTGCCTGGCAACGGAGGGAAGGTCGCTGTCTGCCGCCTACGCCACCTTCACTGTGCTGCTCCATTGCAGCAGCTTTACTGTAAGCTTGGCTGTGCTGTGCTTTTCCTACCTCAAAGTTTTGAGAGTGGCCAAGTCCCACTGCAAGAGGATAGATGTTATCACTGTGCAGACTCTCGTCCTGCTGGTTGATATTCACCCCAG TGTGAAAGAAAGGTGTTTGTCTGAACAGAAGAAGAGAAGGCAGCGGGCCACAAagaaaatttgcatttttataggCTCCTTCGTATTCTGCTTCTCACCTTATGTTATAACAAG gttATTGGAGCTGTTATCCTCTGTGCACATCCCACAGTATTGGGGCATCATCACTAAATGTCTGTGCTATGCCAAAGCTTCAAGCGATCCGTTTGTCTACTGTTTACTACGCCATCAGTACAGAAAGGTTCTGATTCGTGTCATCAGACGCTTTGTGCGAAAGGATCATTACTTGATGTCTGCGAGTAGCTGGAGCAGCACATTTGACACTACAGAAGACAATTGGATTGGTAGAACATCATGA